From a single Nitrospinota bacterium genomic region:
- a CDS encoding ABC transporter permease — protein sequence MLIYTIRRIIQSIPVIFGITVITFLMVHIAPGSPIGQALDPKVPQKVVEQWEKNFHLDKPYHVQYGMWLKDLFSGELKSFKDGRPVLKKIFERLPATILLNIVSTIIIFSIAIPLGIFSATKQYSLADHTATFFAFVGISMPSFWLAYMLILLVVQVFGWPVLGARTFGLVELSMTANLFDRAWHLFFPSLILAVGGIASLSRYMRGSMLEVSRQDYITTARAKGLSEEDVKYRHALRNALLPIITIFGLLIPSLIGGSVIIESIFAWPGIGQLSYQSVLSRDYPTIMTLNSIAAVLVLLGNLIADLLYAWVDPRIQL from the coding sequence ATGCTGATTTATACAATAAGAAGAATTATCCAATCAATACCTGTTATTTTTGGGATAACCGTTATCACCTTTCTTATGGTGCATATAGCTCCGGGGTCTCCCATAGGCCAAGCCCTGGACCCAAAGGTTCCTCAAAAGGTTGTTGAACAGTGGGAAAAGAACTTCCATCTTGATAAACCCTATCATGTTCAGTATGGAATGTGGCTAAAAGACCTCTTCTCTGGAGAGTTGAAGTCTTTTAAGGATGGCAGACCCGTATTGAAAAAGATATTTGAGAGACTCCCAGCCACTATTCTCCTAAATATCGTTTCTACCATAATCATATTTTCGATTGCCATCCCTTTAGGGATATTCTCTGCTACGAAACAGTACTCCCTTGCAGACCATACAGCTACTTTTTTTGCCTTTGTGGGGATTTCAATGCCCAGCTTCTGGTTGGCCTACATGTTAATTCTCCTCGTTGTTCAGGTATTTGGATGGCCTGTGCTTGGCGCGAGAACCTTCGGGTTAGTCGAGTTGAGTATGACAGCTAATTTATTTGATAGGGCATGGCATCTCTTTTTCCCCTCTTTAATTCTGGCAGTTGGAGGAATTGCCTCTCTTTCCAGATACATGAGGGGAAGCATGCTGGAGGTCTCAAGGCAAGATTATATTACAACGGCAAGGGCAAAGGGTCTGAGTGAAGAGGATGTAAAATATCGCCATGCCTTGCGAAATGCCCTTCTTCCTATCATTACCATATTTGGCCTCTTAATCCCAAGCCTTATTGGAGGTTCTGTAATTATTGAATCCATCTTTGCCTGGCCAGGAATAGGACAGCTCAGCTATCAATCGGTATTATCTAGAGATTATCCAACAATAATGACATTAAATTCTATTGCAGCGGTCTTGGTATTGTTAGGCAATCTCATTGCAGACCTTCTTTATGCATGGGTCGACCCAAGGATACAACTATGA
- a CDS encoding ABC transporter permease yields the protein MNNKDEKKYSPLNEFKKQFVRNRMAIWGMYFIIFLFIVAFLFWALSTKGFYFPYDPNATNLSAKLQGPSWEYPFGTDQLGRDVLSRMLHGARISLLVGFVAVGISITIGILVGSLAGFFGGWVDSLLMRFVDVVISFPSFFLILTVVALLKPSFWNVMIVIGLTGWTGTARFVRAEFLSLKERDFIQATKALGAKSPRIIFLHMLPNAMAPVLVSATLGIAGAILTEAGLSFLGFGVQPPQPTWGNILSEGRLYIFDAWWLTVFPGFAILITVLAFNLFGEGLRDALDPRLKI from the coding sequence ATGAATAATAAAGACGAAAAAAAATACAGCCCTTTGAATGAATTCAAAAAACAGTTTGTAAGAAACAGAATGGCTATATGGGGGATGTATTTTATCATCTTTTTATTTATTGTAGCCTTTTTATTTTGGGCGCTTTCCACAAAAGGATTTTATTTTCCTTATGATCCAAATGCTACGAATCTCTCGGCAAAATTACAGGGTCCTTCATGGGAATACCCCTTTGGCACAGATCAGCTAGGTCGCGATGTTCTTTCAAGAATGCTTCATGGGGCGAGGATATCATTGCTAGTTGGATTCGTGGCTGTAGGAATATCCATTACCATAGGTATACTTGTAGGAAGCCTTGCTGGTTTTTTTGGTGGCTGGGTAGACAGCCTTTTAATGAGGTTTGTTGATGTCGTTATCTCCTTCCCAAGCTTTTTCTTGATCTTAACTGTTGTTGCGCTCTTAAAACCGAGTTTCTGGAATGTGATGATCGTTATCGGTCTTACAGGATGGACAGGGACAGCAAGGTTTGTCAGGGCAGAATTTTTATCCCTCAAAGAGAGGGATTTTATACAGGCAACAAAAGCCTTAGGAGCAAAAAGTCCAAGAATAATATTTCTCCATATGCTTCCCAATGCCATGGCTCCTGTACTCGTATCTGCCACCCTAGGAATTGCTGGGGCCATATTAACAGAAGCAGGTCTTAGTTTTTTAGGATTTGGTGTGCAGCCTCCCCAGCCAACATGGGGAAATATATTATCTGAAGGAAGGCTTTACATATTTGACGCCTGGTGGCTGACCGTATTTCCAGGTTTTGCTATCCTCATAACCGTCCTTGCCTTTAACCTCTTTGGAGAGGGGCTTCGGGATGCCCTTGATCCAAGGCTAAAGATATAA
- the ggt gene encoding gamma-glutamyltransferase — protein MLSSTGRSVVMAKKGMAATSQPLAVQAGIQILQQGGNAIDASICSAAAMNVVEPMATGIGGDLYMLIYLSRTKELKGLNGTGRAPYEATRDYFIKKGLDKVPNHGMLAISVPGTVDAWALALEKYGTMSLAKVFEPAIHYAEEGFPVTEIIAQEWKENEELLLKHPDSKKTYLKDGKAPSAGEIFVQKDLAHTLKKIAKHGPEIFYKGEIAEAIVKFSEKNGGLLSLKDFQDHTSTWVEPVKTNYRGFDIYEISANTQGLTPLMMLNIIEGFDLKSLGHNSAEFLHILIEAKKLAFADRNKYIADPEFADIPEKWLLSKEYAEERRRLIDTKRGSEGFEPGIPPSKDTIYLTVVDREGNVVSYINSLFQKFGSGVTVGGTGICLQARASGFTLEEGHFNCIEPHKRPFHTNIPAMMFKDGKPYMSFGVMGADMQPQGHVQVVINNVDFNMNAQEAVDAARFRHIKGKKVCLEDAILEETRKELIKMGHEIIPAEQTGLGGFGGAQAIIIDPKSNVLLGGSDYRKDGCAIGY, from the coding sequence ATGCTTTCTTCCACAGGCCGCTCTGTTGTCATGGCGAAAAAGGGGATGGCGGCAACAAGCCAGCCCCTTGCAGTCCAGGCAGGGATTCAGATTCTCCAGCAAGGAGGAAATGCCATTGATGCTTCGATTTGTAGCGCTGCGGCAATGAATGTTGTTGAGCCTATGGCAACAGGAATCGGCGGAGACCTTTATATGCTGATCTACCTCTCAAGGACAAAGGAGCTCAAGGGACTTAATGGAACGGGCCGTGCTCCCTATGAAGCTACGAGGGACTATTTTATTAAAAAAGGGCTTGATAAGGTTCCCAATCACGGCATGCTGGCTATTTCTGTTCCGGGTACTGTAGATGCCTGGGCGTTGGCGTTAGAAAAATATGGAACCATGAGCCTTGCTAAGGTTTTTGAGCCTGCCATCCATTATGCTGAAGAAGGGTTTCCAGTAACCGAGATTATTGCACAGGAATGGAAGGAAAACGAAGAGCTCCTCTTAAAGCATCCTGATTCCAAGAAGACCTATCTTAAGGATGGCAAGGCGCCTTCTGCTGGAGAGATCTTTGTTCAAAAAGACCTTGCCCATACCTTAAAGAAGATTGCCAAGCACGGACCTGAAATCTTTTATAAGGGTGAGATAGCCGAGGCGATCGTTAAATTCTCCGAGAAGAATGGAGGACTTCTTTCCCTAAAGGATTTTCAGGATCACACCTCAACATGGGTTGAGCCGGTAAAGACAAATTACAGGGGATTCGATATCTATGAGATCTCTGCCAATACTCAGGGATTAACCCCTCTTATGATGCTCAATATCATCGAAGGATTTGATCTGAAATCACTTGGTCACAACTCTGCTGAATTCCTCCATATCCTCATAGAGGCCAAGAAGCTTGCCTTTGCAGACAGGAATAAATATATTGCAGACCCTGAATTTGCCGATATACCTGAGAAGTGGCTCTTATCAAAGGAATATGCTGAGGAGAGAAGAAGGTTGATAGATACAAAAAGGGGTTCAGAAGGATTTGAACCAGGCATTCCCCCATCCAAAGATACGATTTATCTTACAGTTGTGGATAGGGAAGGTAACGTCGTATCCTATATAAACAGTCTCTTTCAAAAATTTGGCTCTGGTGTAACTGTAGGCGGGACAGGCATATGCCTTCAGGCAAGGGCATCTGGATTCACTTTAGAAGAGGGCCATTTTAACTGCATTGAGCCGCATAAGAGACCCTTTCACACCAATATACCGGCCATGATGTTTAAAGATGGCAAGCCCTATATGTCCTTTGGTGTGATGGGTGCAGATATGCAGCCTCAAGGTCATGTTCAGGTCGTCATAAATAATGTCGATTTCAATATGAATGCACAGGAGGCGGTTGATGCAGCACGATTTCGTCATATAAAAGGGAAAAAGGTATGCCTTGAGGATGCTATTCTTGAAGAGACAAGGAAAGAATTAATCAAAATGGGGCATGAGATTATTCCTGCTGAACAAACAGGTCTTGGCGGATTTGGTGGGGCCCAAGCCATTATCATTGATCCGAAAAGTAATGTTCTTCTTGGAGGCTCGGACTACAGAAAAGACGGCTGTGCAATTGGATACTAA
- the purE gene encoding 5-(carboxyamino)imidazole ribonucleotide mutase — protein sequence MNKPVGIVIGSESDLPVIKETTKILDFFKIGYDLTISSAHRSPKRTIDYARNAKKRGFKILIIGAGAAAHLAGFIAAETTLPVIGIPIDSSPLQGFDSLLSTVQMPGGVPVASMSVGKAGAKNAGIFAAQILSLRDPKIAERLKKYKKKLAKEVELKANSLKPK from the coding sequence ATGAATAAACCAGTAGGAATAGTTATTGGAAGCGAATCTGATCTCCCTGTAATAAAGGAAACCACAAAGATATTAGATTTTTTTAAAATAGGATATGACTTGACAATCTCTTCTGCTCATAGGTCTCCTAAGAGAACTATTGACTATGCACGAAATGCTAAAAAGAGAGGGTTCAAAATACTTATTATAGGTGCTGGAGCAGCAGCCCATCTCGCAGGTTTTATTGCAGCGGAGACAACCCTTCCTGTAATCGGCATACCGATTGATTCCTCACCGCTTCAGGGCTTTGATTCTTTGCTATCCACGGTTCAGATGCCTGGTGGTGTCCCTGTTGCTTCTATGTCTGTAGGAAAGGCGGGTGCAAAAAACGCAGGTATATTTGCTGCACAGATACTTTCTCTTAGGGATCCCAAAATAGCGGAAAGGCTTAAGAAGTATAAAAAGAAATTGGCTAAAGAAGTAGAGTTGAAAGCAAATAGCCTAAAACCCAAGTAA
- a CDS encoding L-threonylcarbamoyladenylate synthase has protein sequence MSRILKVESDLNKDLDAIEQGVEVIVKGGIVAYPTETYYGLGANAYDEKAVKKIFEIKGRSLKKPILVIIGDRDQLFELIERPPLHLEKLIDRFWPGPLTIVLRASPKLPDILLGDTGKIGIRISSHIVARNLSLRANFPITSTSANISGKQILTNALDIMREWGNRIDLILDGGTLKNSRGSTIIDISENHLLLIREGDISFKDIEDVLH, from the coding sequence ATGAGCCGAATATTAAAAGTTGAATCAGATCTAAATAAAGATCTTGATGCAATTGAGCAAGGCGTAGAAGTGATTGTGAAAGGAGGAATTGTAGCCTATCCTACTGAGACTTACTATGGACTCGGAGCAAATGCCTATGATGAAAAAGCTGTAAAGAAGATATTTGAAATCAAAGGGAGATCATTAAAAAAACCAATTTTGGTAATCATTGGAGATAGAGATCAGCTTTTCGAACTGATAGAAAGACCCCCTTTACATTTAGAAAAATTGATTGATAGATTTTGGCCTGGTCCCTTGACGATTGTATTGAGAGCATCCCCTAAATTGCCAGATATCTTATTGGGTGACACGGGAAAGATTGGTATCCGAATTTCTAGCCATATTGTAGCAAGAAATCTATCGCTGAGAGCCAATTTTCCTATAACATCAACCAGTGCAAATATATCAGGAAAACAAATTCTTACTAATGCCTTAGATATAATGAGGGAATGGGGAAACCGAATAGACCTCATTTTAGATGGGGGGACGTTAAAGAATAGCCGGGGATCAACTATTATTGATATAAGCGAGAATCATTTGTTATTAATCAGAGAAGGCGACATCTCTTTTAAGGATATAGAAGATGTCCTCCATTAG
- the ybgF gene encoding tol-pal system protein YbgF, protein MMKTHGLKIEELILQYKSEKDYYLLRTLTFVKVLFRSNQEKEKILIKRKFEIYKISCIIILTLFLVGCVPTEDSVSIQNDLLTIKHQLKSLQTSVDMTKTSESKSEITKIRRDLEAIKKNQADIKADIGELTENNQVFNSKLDEFNFRITQLSQEIDLIQVRLSHQIKDSRSQIPEDKAGKDVIAILDPADIYRTSYNDYLKGNYDLAISGFQEYLKKFSGSEMAGNAQYWIGESYYSLKDFGKALEEFDKLINNYPKSNKVPSALLKKAYSYIELKRTNDAKEQLKDLIKSFPLTAEAKLAEGKLKFLEKD, encoded by the coding sequence ATGATGAAGACGCATGGGCTAAAAATAGAAGAGCTCATTTTACAATACAAAAGTGAAAAGGATTATTATCTGTTGAGGACCTTAACCTTTGTTAAGGTCCTCTTCCGCTCTAATCAAGAAAAGGAAAAGATCCTGATAAAAAGAAAATTTGAAATTTATAAAATTTCATGCATTATTATTCTAACCTTATTTTTAGTAGGATGTGTTCCAACAGAAGACTCTGTGAGTATACAAAATGATCTCTTAACGATTAAACATCAGTTAAAGTCTCTACAGACCAGCGTTGATATGACGAAAACTTCAGAGTCCAAGAGTGAGATTACGAAAATAAGGCGGGATCTAGAAGCCATAAAGAAGAACCAAGCAGACATAAAGGCTGATATCGGAGAACTCACAGAAAATAATCAGGTCTTTAATTCTAAATTGGACGAATTTAATTTTAGAATAACACAGCTTTCACAAGAGATTGATCTGATACAGGTGAGACTATCCCATCAAATCAAAGATTCAAGATCTCAAATACCAGAAGATAAGGCAGGCAAGGACGTTATTGCTATTTTAGACCCTGCTGACATATATCGAACCTCTTATAATGATTATCTGAAGGGTAATTATGACCTTGCCATATCTGGTTTCCAGGAATATTTAAAAAAGTTTTCCGGTTCTGAAATGGCAGGAAATGCTCAATATTGGATTGGAGAATCTTATTATAGTCTAAAAGATTTTGGAAAGGCTTTAGAGGAATTTGATAAATTAATTAACAATTATCCAAAAAGTAATAAAGTCCCCAGTGCTCTCTTAAAAAAAGCTTATAGCTATATTGAACTAAAGAGAACAAACGATGCTAAGGAGCAATTGAAAGATTTAATAAAAAGTTTTCCTCTTACTGCAGAAGCAAAACTTGCCGAGGGGAAATTAAAGTTCTTAGAAAAAGACTAA
- the pal gene encoding peptidoglycan-associated lipoprotein Pal has product MRTFTRYSIIFGIIILLGVFTGCAKKAPIAPPPAPAPEVKPTPPPPPVPEEKPEIKVVEVKELPVEATARGLEFEFSANINDIFFDFDKSRITDESKEMLERNAEWLKENPNVKVMIEGHCDERGTIEYNLALGERRALSTRNYLAALGIDPSRIFTISYGEERPFELGHDEDAWAKNRRAHFTIQK; this is encoded by the coding sequence ATGAGGACTTTTACACGTTATTCGATTATTTTTGGAATTATCATATTACTGGGGGTCTTTACTGGATGTGCTAAAAAAGCCCCTATTGCTCCTCCACCAGCTCCTGCACCTGAAGTAAAACCCACACCACCTCCTCCACCTGTCCCAGAAGAAAAGCCAGAGATAAAGGTAGTAGAAGTGAAAGAACTTCCTGTAGAGGCCACTGCCAGAGGTCTAGAGTTTGAATTTAGTGCAAATATCAACGATATTTTCTTTGATTTTGATAAATCTCGTATAACTGATGAGTCAAAAGAGATGCTGGAAAGGAATGCTGAGTGGCTCAAAGAGAATCCAAATGTGAAGGTGATGATCGAAGGCCATTGTGACGAAAGGGGAACAATTGAATATAATCTAGCCCTTGGAGAAAGAAGGGCGTTAAGCACTCGAAATTATCTCGCAGCTCTTGGAATAGACCCTTCTCGCATCTTTACAATAAGCTATGGCGAAGAAAGGCCCTTTGAATTAGGTCATGATGAAGACGCATGGGCTAAAAATAGAAGAGCTCATTTTACAATACAAAAGTGA
- the tolB gene encoding Tol-Pal system beta propeller repeat protein TolB has translation MKKGFLFFFLTFFCLGSLTSTYAQTEVYLDIYRRGGKKIEIAVPDFSPENVSDKAKHLSKTMADILKDDLKVYGFFNLIENPQFLKEISDIDNKEGRIVFKEWSLLGADALVKGSYSIQDNSLTIESRLFDVIRGKQITGKKYSGSKETLRKMIHRFSDEIVYRFTGEKGIAQTKIALESKYEGHKEIYIMDYDGYNIQRITGGRSLLLSPEWSPDGKKILFTFYRDNNPDLYIKDLTKGDEKPFSLYPGLNISPAWSPDGKKLSLVLSKDGNPEIYTMNSDGSNLQRLTNNRAIDSSPCWSPNGRQIAFTSDRSGSPQIYVMDSEGTNLRRLTYEGSFNDQPAWSPKGDKIAFVSKREGLFNIYVMSVDGRSIRQLTSHSRSNESPVWSPDGRLIAFSSTRKGKVQIFFMNANGTNQKALTSLKGGGYNPAWGPRTD, from the coding sequence ATGAAAAAAGGTTTTTTGTTCTTTTTTTTGACTTTTTTCTGTTTAGGCTCTCTTACCTCAACCTATGCTCAAACAGAAGTATATTTGGATATTTACCGAAGAGGTGGAAAAAAGATAGAGATTGCCGTTCCAGACTTCTCTCCAGAAAATGTGTCTGATAAAGCAAAACACCTATCAAAAACAATGGCAGATATACTTAAAGATGACCTGAAAGTATATGGATTTTTTAATCTTATTGAAAATCCCCAATTCCTCAAAGAGATTAGTGATATCGACAATAAAGAAGGAAGGATTGTTTTTAAGGAGTGGTCTCTATTGGGAGCTGATGCGTTGGTAAAAGGAAGCTATTCTATCCAGGACAATAGCCTGACAATTGAATCTCGATTATTTGATGTTATCAGAGGAAAACAGATAACGGGGAAAAAATATTCTGGGTCAAAGGAGACCTTGAGAAAAATGATTCATAGATTTTCTGATGAAATTGTTTATCGGTTCACAGGAGAAAAAGGAATAGCTCAAACGAAGATTGCCCTTGAATCAAAATACGAAGGTCATAAAGAAATATATATTATGGATTATGACGGATATAATATCCAGCGTATAACAGGAGGTCGTTCTCTATTATTATCTCCAGAATGGTCACCTGATGGGAAAAAAATTCTTTTTACCTTTTACAGAGACAACAATCCGGATCTTTATATTAAAGATCTCACAAAAGGAGATGAAAAGCCTTTTTCTCTTTATCCTGGTCTCAATATATCTCCTGCGTGGTCACCTGATGGTAAAAAGTTGTCTCTTGTTCTTAGTAAAGATGGGAATCCTGAAATTTATACAATGAATAGTGATGGGAGTAACTTACAAAGACTGACCAATAACAGAGCCATCGATTCTTCTCCCTGCTGGTCACCTAATGGAAGACAGATTGCCTTTACCTCTGATAGAAGTGGGAGTCCACAAATATACGTTATGGATTCTGAAGGGACCAATTTAAGACGACTGACTTATGAGGGAAGTTTTAATGACCAACCTGCGTGGTCTCCTAAAGGAGATAAAATTGCATTTGTCTCCAAAAGAGAGGGTTTATTTAATATATATGTTATGAGTGTTGATGGAAGAAGTATACGTCAGTTAACATCTCATTCAAGAAGTAATGAAAGTCCAGTATGGTCACCAGATGGCAGATTAATAGCATTTAGCTCAACCAGAAAAGGTAAAGTTCAAATATTTTTTATGAATGCGAATGGTACCAATCAAAAGGCATTGACATCCCTCAAAGGAGGGGGATATAATCCTGCTTGGGGACCCAGAACTGATTAA